A window of Parasynechococcus marenigrum WH 8102 contains these coding sequences:
- a CDS encoding YqeG family HAD IIIA-type phosphatase, which produces MAGVIAQHRLQPSWDPGLTIAHLSLPHLLSRGLSAAVLDVDRTLLPGRDVTLPEPVLVWLTDAKRRLKLHLFSNNPSHARIAAVADQLGVSFTCGARKPRRGALRRVIDELDLPPERIAMIGDRLFTDVWCGNRLGLYTVLVQPISQNGQPCRHDRVQRLERRLAAWMGAPTA; this is translated from the coding sequence ATGGCCGGAGTGATCGCTCAACATCGACTGCAGCCCAGCTGGGATCCGGGATTGACCATTGCCCATCTCTCCCTCCCCCATCTGCTGTCCCGAGGGCTGTCCGCCGCTGTGCTGGACGTGGATCGGACCCTGTTGCCTGGCCGCGATGTGACCCTGCCTGAGCCAGTTCTGGTCTGGCTGACGGATGCCAAACGTCGCCTGAAACTGCACCTGTTCAGCAACAACCCGTCCCACGCGCGGATTGCTGCCGTCGCCGATCAACTCGGAGTGAGCTTCACCTGCGGTGCCCGTAAACCCAGGCGGGGCGCCCTGCGTCGCGTCATCGATGAGCTTGATCTGCCCCCGGAACGCATCGCCATGATCGGCGATCGTTTGTTCACCGACGTGTGGTGCGGCAATCGACTCGGTCTCTACACCGTGCTGGTGCAACCCATCTCCCAGAACGGGCAGCCCTGTCGCCATGACCGGGTCCAACGGTTGGAACGTCGTCTCGCCGCTTGGATGGGGGCCCCCACGGCATGA
- a CDS encoding DUF3685 domain-containing protein: MAPSAPVRILLLAPDLLGESLALQLTRRQSDWEVSLRPDALNGHPQIVIWSIDKLPSLSALQREVLLLQERWHPAPLLLLLPRNVEASRDQLLTLSAEGLLQNGDCAQLQVAIDTLLQGGRTVRLQTVAPPSELPSLGLAQSLLLSGLQQISNDLQVIEALLKPPPHSWLLCLLLEGRCRELRSARALLLWLWGPLQVGLEDAVPLRVPMQPSPPAEESTAITLRQRNALAVWNSIRERLDGSVQTGLSNATGRLLAIEGLHPDRRRELLLALLQQLDHVLARLRHEDPAPARWSSLQPELRRQALTAMAGSYVQIPRDGVLQPVASTLLASADLEGVDDEMPDPASMLMPLLADQPVLVNGQLLPADDPRALLQLETLVSNWLVRTAELIGAELLEACGEWPELRRYLLGDRLLATRELDRLRNQLNNQLRWSEWIERPIQLYESNRTLFQLRAGRIEPLQLTEPRDQELNSLGWWQRQVALLLETRDALAPQLQALVRRLGDLAVVLLTQVLGRAIGLVGRGIAQGMGRSLGRG; this comes from the coding sequence TTGGCTCCATCAGCTCCGGTACGAATTCTGTTGTTGGCACCGGACCTGCTTGGGGAATCGCTGGCCCTGCAGCTCACCCGTCGACAGTCCGATTGGGAGGTTTCGCTGCGCCCGGATGCGTTGAACGGTCATCCCCAGATCGTGATCTGGTCCATCGACAAGCTTCCATCCCTGAGCGCATTGCAACGGGAGGTGCTGCTGCTTCAGGAGCGCTGGCATCCGGCCCCATTGCTTCTGCTACTGCCGAGGAATGTTGAGGCCAGCCGTGATCAGCTGCTGACCCTCAGCGCAGAAGGGCTGCTGCAGAACGGCGACTGTGCCCAGTTGCAGGTGGCCATCGACACCCTGCTGCAGGGGGGACGGACCGTTCGGCTTCAAACCGTTGCGCCTCCGTCCGAGCTGCCTTCCCTCGGGCTGGCCCAGTCGCTGCTGCTCAGTGGACTGCAGCAAATCAGCAATGACCTGCAGGTGATCGAAGCCCTGCTCAAGCCACCTCCGCACTCGTGGCTGTTGTGCCTGCTGCTGGAAGGTCGCTGCCGTGAACTGCGCAGTGCTCGCGCGCTGCTGCTGTGGCTGTGGGGTCCTCTGCAGGTGGGCCTGGAGGACGCCGTTCCCCTGCGGGTGCCGATGCAGCCTTCCCCACCAGCGGAGGAGTCGACGGCAATCACCCTGCGTCAGCGCAATGCGCTGGCGGTGTGGAACTCCATCCGTGAGCGGTTGGACGGTTCTGTTCAGACCGGTCTCAGCAATGCCACCGGTCGCCTCCTGGCGATTGAGGGGCTGCACCCCGATCGTCGCCGCGAGCTGCTGCTGGCTCTGCTGCAGCAGCTGGATCATGTGCTGGCACGGCTGCGCCATGAGGATCCAGCGCCGGCGCGCTGGTCGTCGCTTCAGCCCGAATTACGCCGACAGGCCCTCACCGCGATGGCCGGTAGCTACGTGCAGATTCCGAGAGACGGTGTTCTGCAACCGGTGGCCTCCACGCTGCTGGCTTCCGCCGACCTTGAGGGAGTCGATGACGAGATGCCCGATCCTGCCTCGATGCTGATGCCGCTGCTGGCGGATCAGCCGGTGCTGGTGAACGGACAGCTGCTGCCGGCTGATGATCCAAGGGCACTGCTGCAACTGGAAACTCTGGTGAGCAACTGGCTGGTGCGCACCGCTGAGTTGATTGGAGCTGAGCTGCTGGAGGCCTGCGGCGAGTGGCCGGAACTGCGCCGCTATCTGTTGGGGGATCGCCTGCTGGCGACCCGGGAACTGGATCGACTGCGCAACCAGCTGAACAACCAGCTGCGCTGGTCCGAATGGATTGAGCGACCGATTCAGTTGTACGAAAGCAACCGCACGTTGTTTCAACTACGCGCTGGACGGATTGAACCGCTGCAGCTCACGGAGCCCCGCGATCAGGAGCTCAACAGCCTTGGCTGGTGGCAGCGCCAGGTGGCCTTGCTGCTGGAGACCCGAGATGCCCTGGCGCCTCAGCTGCAGGCCTTGGTGCGCCGCCTTGGCGATCTGGCCGTGGTACTGCTCACCCAGGTGCTGGGGAGAGCGATCGGTCTGGTCGGTCGAGGGATCGCCCAGGGGATGGGTCGCAGTCTGGGGCGCGGCTGA
- a CDS encoding CBS domain-containing protein encodes MVLQLRVADVMTQPVLSVTPDTPLQQAVQLISDHHISGLPVVDDAGVLIGELSEQDQMVRESGVDAGPYVMLLDSVIYLRNPLNWDKQVHQVLGTTVKDLMRKDTHTCSLELGLPKAASQLHDRSTQRLFVLDGDGKPAGVITRGDVMRALASHKES; translated from the coding sequence ATGGTCCTGCAGCTGAGGGTGGCTGATGTGATGACCCAGCCCGTGCTGAGCGTCACCCCCGATACCCCTTTGCAGCAGGCCGTTCAACTGATCAGTGACCACCACATCAGCGGTCTGCCGGTCGTGGATGACGCCGGTGTCCTGATCGGAGAGCTGAGTGAGCAGGATCAGATGGTGCGCGAGAGCGGGGTGGATGCCGGCCCTTACGTGATGCTTCTGGACAGCGTGATTTACCTGCGCAATCCGCTCAACTGGGACAAGCAGGTGCACCAGGTGCTCGGCACCACGGTGAAGGACCTGATGCGGAAGGACACCCACACCTGCAGCCTGGAGCTTGGCTTGCCCAAGGCAGCCTCACAGCTGCATGACCGGAGCACACAACGGTTGTTTGTGCTCGATGGTGATGGGAAGCCGGCGGGTGTGATCACCCGGGGAGACGTGATGCGGGCCCTCGCCTCCCACAAGGAGAGCTGA
- the leuB gene encoding 3-isopropylmalate dehydrogenase translates to MAQHRVVLLPGDGIGPEITAVARQLLEAVSQRHGFELCFDGQLIGGSAIDACGEPLPASTLDACKAADAVLLAAIGSPRFDNLPRDKRPETGLLGLRSGMALFANLRPVKIVPALIGASSLRPEVIEGVDLMVVRELTGGIYFGQPKGRIQADGEERGFNTMTYSSSEVDRIARVAFDLARERRGNLCSVDKANVLDVSQLWRDRVDAMAPAYSDVEVSHMYVDNAAMQLVRSPRQFDVLLTGNLFGDILSDEAAMLTGSIGMLPSASLGSDCPGLFEPVHGSAPDIAGQDKANPMAMVLSAAMMLRIGLKQTEAAADLEAAVDKVLAAGFRTGDLMAEGCTALGCRAMGDALLKAL, encoded by the coding sequence ATGGCCCAGCACCGCGTCGTCCTGCTTCCTGGAGATGGCATTGGCCCGGAGATCACGGCTGTGGCGCGCCAGTTGCTCGAGGCGGTGAGCCAGCGGCATGGTTTTGAACTGTGTTTTGACGGGCAGTTGATCGGTGGCAGTGCCATTGATGCCTGCGGTGAGCCCCTGCCCGCCAGCACGCTCGACGCCTGCAAGGCTGCTGATGCGGTTTTGCTGGCCGCCATCGGCAGCCCCCGCTTCGACAACCTTCCCCGCGACAAACGACCGGAAACCGGTTTGCTCGGGCTGAGGTCAGGCATGGCTCTGTTCGCCAACCTGCGCCCTGTGAAGATCGTTCCGGCGCTCATCGGTGCCAGCAGCCTGCGTCCGGAGGTGATCGAGGGTGTGGACCTGATGGTGGTGCGAGAACTCACCGGCGGGATCTACTTCGGGCAGCCCAAGGGACGGATCCAGGCCGACGGAGAGGAGCGTGGCTTCAACACGATGACCTACTCCTCTAGCGAGGTGGATCGCATCGCCAGGGTGGCCTTCGACCTGGCCCGGGAACGTCGCGGCAACCTCTGCTCCGTGGACAAGGCCAACGTGCTGGATGTGAGCCAGCTGTGGCGGGACCGGGTGGATGCGATGGCTCCCGCCTACAGCGATGTGGAGGTCAGCCACATGTATGTGGACAACGCCGCGATGCAGCTGGTGCGCAGTCCACGCCAATTCGACGTGCTGCTTACGGGGAACCTGTTCGGAGATATCCTCAGCGATGAGGCCGCCATGCTCACCGGCTCGATCGGCATGCTTCCATCGGCCTCCCTTGGCAGCGACTGTCCTGGCCTGTTCGAGCCGGTGCATGGCTCTGCGCCGGACATCGCCGGCCAGGACAAGGCCAATCCAATGGCGATGGTGCTCTCGGCCGCGATGATGCTGCGAATCGGTCTTAAGCAGACGGAGGCTGCCGCTGATCTCGAGGCGGCTGTGGACAAGGTGTTGGCGGCTGGCTTCCGCACCGGAGATCTGATGGCAGAGGGCTGCACCGCGCTGGGATGCCGTGCCATGGGCGACGCATTGTTGAAGGCTCTCTGA
- a CDS encoding Fur family transcriptional regulator, protein MRLSRQRRMVLDLLWSEQSHLSARDIFEKLNARGRSIGHTSAYQNLEALQSAGVIECLDRANGRLYGYRSDPHSHLTCLDTGVIEDIDVELPEDLLDQIQRRTGFRIESYTLQLNGRRPLER, encoded by the coding sequence ATGCGCTTGAGCCGTCAGCGCCGGATGGTGCTCGATCTGCTCTGGAGCGAACAAAGCCACCTCAGTGCCAGAGACATCTTCGAGAAGCTCAATGCCCGAGGGCGGAGCATTGGCCATACGTCCGCCTATCAGAACCTGGAGGCCCTGCAGTCCGCCGGGGTGATCGAGTGTCTGGATCGCGCCAATGGTCGGCTCTACGGCTACCGCAGTGATCCCCACAGCCATCTCACCTGCCTCGACACCGGTGTGATCGAAGACATCGATGTGGAGTTGCCGGAGGATCTGCTCGACCAGATTCAACGGCGCACAGGCTTTCGGATCGAGTCCTACACCCTGCAGCTGAACGGACGACGCCCACTGGAGCGATAG
- a CDS encoding DUF3727 domain-containing protein → MRDSASGSSDVPTVLVRDSDGRDLLCFLEQLIRLDGTDYVLLTPVDTPVSLFRLQDDADPEPIITLNSSEPILSVADVVLQEHDLTLVRSAVTLTVSGELDEPDPDELEDEDDDDGDEDSETFELLVSFMVEEQEFGLYIPLDPFFVVARMVDGQAELVEGEDFDLIQPRLEAELEEREWPE, encoded by the coding sequence ATGCGTGACTCGGCCTCCGGCAGCAGTGACGTTCCTACCGTTTTGGTGCGTGATAGCGATGGTCGTGATCTGCTCTGCTTCCTTGAGCAGTTGATTCGCCTCGATGGCACCGATTACGTCCTGCTGACGCCGGTCGATACGCCGGTATCTCTGTTTCGACTTCAGGACGATGCCGACCCTGAGCCGATCATCACCCTCAACAGCAGTGAACCGATTCTTTCGGTTGCTGATGTGGTGCTTCAGGAGCATGACCTCACGCTCGTGCGGTCTGCAGTCACGCTCACGGTGAGCGGTGAACTGGATGAACCCGATCCGGATGAGCTGGAGGATGAAGACGACGATGACGGTGACGAGGATTCCGAGACCTTTGAATTGTTGGTGAGCTTCATGGTCGAGGAGCAGGAGTTCGGCTTGTACATTCCGCTCGACCCGTTCTTCGTGGTGGCCCGCATGGTCGATGGCCAGGCGGAATTGGTGGAGGGTGAGGATTTCGATCTGATTCAGCCGCGCCTTGAAGCGGAGCTTGAGGAGAGGGAATGGCCGGAGTGA
- a CDS encoding CDP-alcohol phosphatidyltransferase family protein: MSLPLRSLANGLTIARAVAGLPLILALQADAAALAWWLLLMAGLSDAADGWLARLAGGGSSWGARLDPLTDKVLIAAPLLWLASAGTLPLWAVWLLLARELLISGWRSQAGDGGPASLAGKGKTVLQFLALLLMLWPPSWSGHQQLVVAGWWLFWPSLLLAISSAVAYIRPRSGLHQR; this comes from the coding sequence TTGTCGTTACCCCTGCGCTCCCTGGCCAATGGCCTCACGATCGCCCGCGCGGTCGCTGGCTTGCCGTTGATCCTGGCGCTGCAGGCAGACGCGGCTGCCCTGGCCTGGTGGTTGCTGCTGATGGCTGGCCTCAGCGATGCCGCCGATGGTTGGCTGGCCCGTCTGGCCGGCGGCGGCAGCAGCTGGGGGGCACGGCTGGATCCCCTCACGGACAAGGTGCTGATTGCAGCCCCTCTTCTCTGGCTGGCCTCCGCCGGAACCCTGCCGCTCTGGGCTGTCTGGCTGTTGCTGGCCCGGGAACTGCTGATTTCCGGCTGGCGCTCCCAGGCGGGAGATGGGGGGCCGGCATCGCTGGCGGGGAAAGGCAAGACCGTGCTGCAGTTCCTGGCGCTGCTGCTGATGCTCTGGCCCCCATCCTGGAGCGGGCATCAGCAGCTGGTGGTTGCCGGTTGGTGGTTGTTCTGGCCGTCACTGCTGCTGGCGATCAGTTCAGCCGTCGCCTACATCAGGCCCCGATCAGGGCTGCATCAGCGCTGA
- a CDS encoding thylakoid membrane photosystem I accumulation factor: MGRLLPRVLCCVVVLLLLVSPAQAVLNDDNYDGNIYALYAGNGSLVPPANTLEDTLADQRTAVIVYYLDDSAVSKRFAPVVSELQRLWGRGIDLLPLTIDPLQGRQPTGAADPASYWRGQIPQVVVIDPKGDVVFDQEGQVPLGSINEAISRATGLPAPELPAINQEGSFNEVNIEVTPR; this comes from the coding sequence ATGGGACGTCTGCTGCCTCGCGTTCTCTGTTGTGTTGTGGTGCTGCTGCTGCTGGTGTCTCCGGCTCAGGCCGTTCTCAACGACGACAACTACGACGGCAATATTTACGCCCTCTATGCCGGTAACGGCTCCCTGGTGCCCCCGGCTAACACCCTGGAGGACACCCTGGCGGACCAGCGCACGGCCGTGATCGTCTACTACCTCGATGACAGTGCCGTCAGCAAACGCTTTGCGCCTGTGGTTTCTGAACTGCAGCGCCTCTGGGGTCGAGGCATCGATCTTCTGCCCCTCACCATTGACCCGCTGCAGGGGCGTCAGCCGACCGGAGCTGCTGATCCCGCCAGTTACTGGCGGGGGCAGATTCCGCAGGTGGTGGTGATCGACCCCAAAGGTGATGTGGTGTTCGATCAGGAGGGACAGGTCCCCCTCGGTTCGATCAATGAAGCCATCAGCCGTGCTACAGGTCTACCGGCCCCTGAGTTGCCGGCGATCAATCAGGAAGGCAGCTTCAACGAGGTCAATATCGAGGTCACCCCTCGCTGA
- the hisA gene encoding 1-(5-phosphoribosyl)-5-[(5-phosphoribosylamino)methylideneamino]imidazole-4-carboxamide isomerase — MEILPAIDLLDGACVRLHKGDYEQVTRFSDDPVAQALSWQQQGATRLHLVDLDGAKRGEPVNDSAVQAITSALDIPVQLGGGVRSLERAEQLLACGLDRVILGTVAIEQPDLVRSLAERYPGRIVVGIDAKDGRVATRGWIEQSDVLATDLARTFSSSGIAAIITTDIATDGTLAGPNLEALRTMAASSSVPVIASGGIGCMADLLSLLPLEPLGVSGVIVGRALYDGRVDLAEAVRALAEPRLQDITAVAADLA; from the coding sequence ATGGAGATCCTTCCCGCTATTGATCTGCTGGACGGAGCCTGCGTGCGCCTGCACAAGGGGGATTACGAGCAGGTCACCCGCTTTAGCGATGACCCTGTCGCTCAGGCCCTCAGTTGGCAGCAGCAGGGCGCAACCCGACTGCACCTAGTGGATCTCGATGGTGCCAAGCGGGGAGAACCGGTGAATGATTCCGCCGTCCAGGCGATCACATCAGCCCTGGATATCCCGGTGCAGCTCGGTGGCGGCGTCCGCTCCCTGGAACGGGCTGAGCAGTTGCTCGCCTGCGGTCTTGATCGCGTGATCCTCGGCACCGTGGCGATCGAGCAGCCCGACCTGGTTCGATCCCTCGCCGAGCGGTACCCCGGTCGGATCGTGGTGGGAATCGATGCCAAGGACGGGCGGGTGGCCACCCGCGGCTGGATCGAGCAGAGCGATGTCCTGGCGACGGACCTGGCCAGAACCTTCAGCAGCTCTGGGATTGCCGCGATCATCACCACCGATATCGCCACCGATGGCACCCTGGCCGGGCCGAACCTCGAGGCTCTCAGGACCATGGCGGCGAGCAGCAGCGTTCCGGTGATCGCCTCCGGCGGCATTGGCTGCATGGCGGATCTGCTGTCTCTCCTGCCCCTGGAACCACTCGGTGTGAGTGGTGTGATCGTCGGTCGTGCCCTGTACGACGGTCGTGTTGATCTGGCGGAAGCGGTGCGGGCGCTGGCGGAGCCGAGGCTGCAGGACATCACAGCTGTTGCAGCGGACCTGGCTTGA
- the proB gene encoding glutamate 5-kinase, which produces MTLWVVKLGTSLLRGDTAATIAGFAAGIAAAFARGDRVVLVSSGAVGLGCQRLQLPQRPETVVALQAAAATGQGQLMALYERALANHGIAVAQILVTRSDLADRRRYQNASGTLQQLLQWGVLPVVNENDAISPAELRFGDNDTLSALVAAAVGADQLILLTDVDRLYSADPRLVVDARPISDVHHPRELDALEAVAGDGGRWGRGGMTTKLAAARIATASGITVHLADGRDPRRLDALLQGERGGTVFHPHPEPLGNRRSWLAHALQPQGELTLDAGACDALHQRGSSLLMVGITAVKGVFGANQPVRLQGPDGRELGRGLCQLSSAAVQRALDAAPAAGPSPVVVHRDALVLHSR; this is translated from the coding sequence ATGACGCTGTGGGTGGTGAAGCTGGGCACGAGCTTGTTGCGGGGGGATACCGCCGCAACGATCGCTGGTTTCGCCGCAGGCATTGCTGCTGCCTTCGCAAGGGGCGATCGCGTTGTGCTGGTTTCCAGTGGTGCTGTCGGCCTCGGTTGCCAGCGGCTTCAGCTTCCCCAGAGGCCCGAGACCGTGGTGGCCCTGCAGGCGGCGGCTGCCACCGGGCAGGGTCAGCTGATGGCTTTGTACGAACGGGCCTTGGCGAACCACGGCATCGCTGTGGCCCAGATCCTTGTCACCCGGTCAGATCTGGCTGATCGTCGCCGTTATCAGAACGCCTCAGGAACCCTGCAGCAGCTGTTGCAGTGGGGTGTGTTGCCGGTGGTCAATGAAAACGACGCTATCTCCCCGGCGGAGCTCCGCTTCGGAGACAACGACACCCTGTCTGCCCTAGTGGCGGCGGCCGTTGGTGCCGACCAGCTCATCCTGCTCACCGACGTGGACCGTCTGTACTCAGCCGATCCGCGGCTTGTCGTCGATGCCCGCCCGATTTCCGATGTGCACCACCCACGGGAGCTCGACGCCCTTGAAGCCGTCGCCGGTGATGGCGGACGTTGGGGCCGCGGCGGCATGACCACCAAGCTGGCGGCGGCCAGGATTGCCACCGCCAGCGGCATCACTGTGCATCTGGCAGATGGTCGGGATCCCAGGCGCCTCGATGCCCTGCTTCAGGGGGAACGCGGGGGAACGGTGTTTCATCCCCACCCGGAACCCCTGGGCAACCGTCGCAGCTGGCTGGCTCATGCCTTGCAACCCCAGGGCGAGCTGACGCTGGATGCCGGTGCCTGCGATGCCTTGCATCAGCGGGGGTCCTCCCTGTTGATGGTTGGGATTACTGCGGTGAAGGGGGTGTTCGGCGCCAATCAACCGGTCCGGTTGCAGGGTCCTGACGGCCGCGAGCTGGGACGCGGCCTTTGCCAGCTGTCCAGCGCAGCTGTTCAGCGCGCTCTTGATGCTGCGCCGGCCGCTGGTCCATCGCCTGTGGTGGTGCATCGGGACGCCCTGGTGCTTCACAGCCGCTGA
- the ruvX gene encoding Holliday junction resolvase RuvX — protein sequence MPRPCSVLSLDVGRKRIGLAGCDPLGITVTPIKALHRGRFDDDLPVLQQLCQDRRVQGLVVGLPLDAAGQPTAQADHCLRYGRRLAQALQLPLAWVNEHSSTWAAGERHGLKGDRSGRLDSAAAALLLDQWLREGPDLKPVQGLLGGAGAELVDGGS from the coding sequence GTGCCCCGACCCTGCTCGGTTCTGAGTCTGGATGTGGGACGCAAGCGGATCGGTCTGGCCGGCTGCGATCCTCTTGGCATCACTGTGACCCCCATAAAGGCGCTGCATCGAGGGCGCTTTGATGATGATCTCCCCGTGCTGCAACAGCTCTGCCAGGACCGTCGGGTTCAGGGCCTGGTGGTGGGGCTGCCGCTGGATGCCGCCGGTCAGCCCACAGCCCAGGCGGACCACTGCCTGCGCTACGGCAGGCGTCTCGCCCAGGCCCTGCAGTTGCCCCTCGCTTGGGTGAACGAGCACAGCAGCACCTGGGCAGCAGGGGAGCGCCATGGGCTGAAGGGAGATCGCTCTGGTCGGCTTGACAGTGCAGCTGCAGCGCTGCTGCTGGACCAATGGCTTCGTGAGGGGCCGGATCTCAAACCGGTCCAAGGCCTCCTGGGCGGCGCGGGCGCTGAGCTGGTCGATGGTGGATCCTGA
- a CDS encoding NAD-dependent epimerase/dehydratase family protein: MAALLQCVAVKILVMGGTRFVGKPLVARLQAQGHALTLFTRGRNALPEGVEHLSGDRSSSEGLSPLEGRQFDVIVDSSGRKLEDSRRVVEITGAPSHRFVYVSSAGVYAGSELWPLDETAATDPNSRHAGKADTEAWLRAEGIPFTSFRPTYIYGPGNYNPVERWFFDRITHDRPVPLPGDGSTITQLGHVDDLAEAMARCIDVEAAANRIYNCSGKQGITFRGFIQAAAVACAKDPDAVELRPFDPSGLDPKARKAFPLRLNHFLTDITRVERELAWQPRFDLAKGLADSFQNDYAKTPTTEPDFSADAALIGA; this comes from the coding sequence ATGGCAGCGCTTCTGCAGTGTGTGGCCGTGAAGATCCTGGTGATGGGGGGGACCCGTTTTGTGGGCAAGCCCTTGGTGGCCAGGCTTCAAGCCCAGGGGCATGCCCTCACCTTGTTCACGCGGGGCCGCAACGCCTTGCCTGAAGGCGTTGAGCACCTCAGCGGCGACCGCAGCAGCAGCGAGGGACTGAGCCCGTTGGAAGGACGACAGTTCGATGTGATCGTCGATAGCTCCGGCCGCAAGCTGGAGGACAGCCGGCGGGTGGTGGAGATCACAGGTGCCCCCAGCCATCGGTTCGTTTATGTGAGTTCCGCCGGGGTCTACGCCGGGTCTGAGCTATGGCCCCTGGACGAAACCGCCGCCACCGACCCGAACAGCCGCCACGCCGGCAAAGCTGACACCGAGGCCTGGTTGCGCGCCGAAGGCATTCCCTTCACCAGCTTCCGCCCCACTTACATCTACGGACCCGGCAACTACAACCCCGTTGAACGCTGGTTCTTTGATCGGATCACGCACGACCGTCCGGTGCCACTCCCGGGCGACGGCAGCACGATCACCCAGCTCGGCCATGTGGATGATCTGGCCGAGGCGATGGCGCGCTGCATCGATGTTGAGGCTGCCGCCAACCGCATCTACAACTGCTCCGGCAAACAGGGCATCACCTTCCGCGGCTTTATCCAGGCAGCGGCGGTTGCCTGCGCCAAAGATCCGGATGCGGTGGAGCTGCGCCCCTTCGATCCATCCGGCCTGGATCCCAAAGCCCGCAAGGCCTTCCCCCTGCGGCTTAACCATTTCCTCACCGACATCACAAGGGTGGAGCGGGAACTGGCCTGGCAACCCCGGTTTGATCTGGCCAAGGGTCTGGCGGACAGCTTCCAGAACGACTACGCCAAAACCCCGACGACGGAGCCCGATTTCAGCGCTGATGCAGCCCTGATCGGGGCCTGA
- the lpxD gene encoding UDP-3-O-(3-hydroxymyristoyl)glucosamine N-acyltransferase: protein MRFSSLIKALQAGESGLRWSQLGQDPDLSGAAALDQALGDQLSFLEAGNVLSASLSDSAVGALLLPDQQDLIDLASQRGIAFAVVSDPRLAFAEALDCLHPRQRPQADIHHTAVIDERAVVGPGTAVAARVCIGAGSRVGADCIVHPGVVIYDDVVIADGCELHANAVLHPGSRLGRRCVVNSNAVVGSEGFGFVPTAKGWRKMPQTGQVVLEDGVEVGCGSTIDRPSVGETRIGAGTKIDNLVQIGHGVSTGRGCAFAAQVGIAGGARIGHGVILAGQVGVANRAVVGDRVMASSKAGIHNDVDAGAVVSGYPAIPHRLWLRCSAAFSKLPELARTVRELKRNTPQ, encoded by the coding sequence ATGCGATTCAGCAGCTTGATCAAGGCCCTCCAAGCGGGTGAGTCGGGATTGCGCTGGAGTCAGCTCGGCCAGGACCCAGACCTGTCCGGTGCCGCCGCTCTTGATCAGGCGTTGGGAGACCAGCTGAGTTTTCTAGAGGCGGGCAATGTGCTGTCGGCATCCCTCAGTGACAGTGCTGTCGGGGCGTTGCTGCTGCCCGATCAGCAGGATCTGATCGACCTCGCCAGCCAGCGGGGCATCGCCTTCGCTGTGGTGTCGGATCCACGCCTGGCCTTCGCTGAAGCACTCGACTGCCTGCATCCACGGCAGCGCCCACAGGCTGACATTCATCACACGGCCGTGATCGACGAGCGGGCTGTGGTGGGCCCCGGTACCGCCGTTGCCGCCCGCGTGTGCATTGGTGCTGGCAGCCGCGTCGGTGCCGACTGCATCGTTCATCCCGGTGTGGTGATTTACGACGACGTGGTGATCGCTGACGGCTGTGAACTGCATGCCAACGCCGTGCTGCACCCCGGCAGTCGCCTGGGGAGACGTTGCGTGGTGAATTCCAACGCCGTGGTGGGTTCCGAGGGATTCGGCTTTGTTCCCACCGCCAAGGGGTGGCGCAAGATGCCTCAGACGGGGCAGGTGGTGCTGGAGGACGGGGTGGAGGTCGGCTGCGGCAGCACCATTGACCGCCCATCCGTGGGGGAGACCCGGATCGGGGCTGGAACGAAGATCGACAACCTGGTGCAGATCGGGCATGGAGTGAGCACAGGCCGTGGCTGTGCTTTTGCCGCTCAGGTGGGCATCGCCGGCGGTGCCCGCATCGGTCACGGCGTCATCCTGGCTGGCCAGGTGGGAGTCGCGAACCGCGCGGTTGTCGGGGATCGCGTGATGGCCAGCTCTAAGGCGGGGATCCATAACGATGTCGACGCCGGTGCCGTTGTGAGCGGCTATCCCGCCATTCCTCATCGCCTTTGGCTGCGCTGTTCCGCCGCCTTCAGCAAGCTTCCCGAGCTGGCCCGGACGGTGCGGGAGCTCAAACGCAACACCCCTCAGTAA